The Kluyvera intermedia genome includes the window AGTGATTCCAGAATATAGATAACCGGGATCTGCGTCGTAATATCATAGACACCGCCGATACGCGTTTGCGGAGCATGCCAGGAGAGGTTGAAGTCGGCGAGCTTCGCCAGGCGTGAGTGTTCGTGGCTGGTGATGGACATGACCTTACAGCGGTGCAGGCTGAACTGCCCGGCAAAGCGTAGGATCTCTTCCGTTTCACCAGAAACAGAAAGCACGATTGCCAGCGCGTTTTTAGCCATGTCATTAGTGACCGGGAAATAAGGATCATCAATATGGTTGCTGAATTTTCCAATATTAGAAAAGAAACGCGCCCCATATTTTGCCAGCGATCCTGAGGTTCCAGCACCAACAAAGATAATACGTTCTGAGGACAGTATTATATCGACCGCTTCATCGAGCAAAGTATCAAATTCATCATTATTGACGCTTTTGAAAAAACTAATAATTTCACCAGCACCGAAATTCGCCTGCTGCGGTTCATCCTGTTCCAGGTATAATTTGAAACGTACACGAAATTCCGAGTAGCCTTCGCAGTTGAGCTTGCGGCAAAACCGCATCACCGTGGTGGTGGACACGCCTGCGGCATCAGCCAGTTCGCGGATGGTCATGTACATCACTGTGTCACGATTTTTGATGACATAGTGATAAACCATCATCTCAAGATTATTGAGGCTGGCAATAGTGGCGTGGGAGAATAAGCTCACGGTGGCGATACTCGTAAAATTAAATGACCTATAGGGAATGATACCATGCAGCCAAACGACATTACTTTTTTTCAGCGTTTTCAGGACGACATTCTGGCTGGCCGCAAAACGATTACCCTGCGTGATGCGGCGGAGTCTCATTTTAAGGTGGGCGATATTCTGCGAGTTGGGCGTTACGAAGATAACGGCTACTTTTGTACCATCGCCGTGCAGGCGACCTCTACCGTGACGATGGATACACTGACACAACGGCATGCCGAGCAGGAGAATATGACGCTTCCCGAGCTAAAACAGGTGATCGCGGATATCTATCCTGGCGAGAATACCTTTTATGTCATTGAATTTAAGTGTGTTGAGTGAAATGGTGTACACGTGTTAGTTGAATGAATTTTTTATCTTATTGATTAGTCTGATTTTGCAAATAATCACGACTTTATTTTAGCTTACATGTGTTCACTGGAATTATTCTCAGTTACGCTAGGGTGATTGTACGATTTGTCGTTCGCCCGGAGCGCGTAATGGATAAGAAACCACTCATTAAGCATGGATATTCTCTGGCAGAGGAAATTGCCAACAGCATTAGTCACGGTGTCGGTTTTGTGTTGGGTATCGTTGGGCTAGTGTTACTGCTGGTACAGGCGCTCGACGCCAATGCCAGCGCAACGGCTATCACCAGCTACAGCCTGTACGGTGGCAGCATGATTCTGCTGTTTTTGGCCTCGACGCTGTACCACGCCATTCCTTCCCAGCGTGCAAAAGTATGGCTGAAAAAATTCGACCACTGTGCGATTTACCTGCTGATTGCCGGAACCTACACGCCATTTTTGCTGGTGGGGCTGGACTCGCCGCTGGCGCGTGGGCTGATGATTGTTATCTGGGGTCTGGCGTTGCTGGGGATCTTGTTTAAGCTGACGATTGCGCATCGTTTTAAAATTTTGTCGCTGGTGACCTATTTGACCATGGGCTGGCTGTCGCTGATTGTGGTGTATCAGCTGGCGGTCAAGCTGTCGCCAGGCGGTGTGACGCTGCTGGCGCTGGGTGGAATTGTTTATTCGCTGGGCGTGATTTTTTATGTCTGCAAGCGAATACCTTACAACCATGCTATCTGGCACGGCTTCGTGTTAGGCGGCAGCGCTTGTCATTTTCTGGCGATTTATTTGTATGTGGGGCAGGTAACGTAGTTTCTGTGCCCCCGGCGGCGCTGCGCTTGGCCGGGCTACCAACTTAATCGTTATGTGACCTCGTGGTTAATCGCGGGGTCGACGTAAACGCCTCGCCCGGGCTTGTATGATGACTCCATCAGAAAGAACCGGCCAGTTCTCTCTGATGGCAGGTCGGATGCCGTGCCCGGGCTTAGGCTTTACCGATAAATGTAGCCCGGCCAAGCGCAGCGCCGCCGGGGAAGCGGCGTACGGTGCTACTCTTCGTCTAACGAATACGGCAGCGGCTTAATGCTCAATGTATTGGCATCGTCGCGCACACGGAACACGCTATCGGCTTCCATATCGTTATTCATGACTACCTGCACCAATAACTGACCATCATCCAGTTGAACTGCTGCCAACACGGTACCGGTACGACGCCAGTTGTCACCCATCTTCAGTTCAAGGTCTTCCCCGGCTTCCGGTACACGCACGGAGTTGCCTGCTAGCGTCCACAGCGCACGTTTGTTGGCACCACGGAATTTAGCGCGGGCAACCATCTCCTGACCGGTGTAGCAGCCTTTCTTAAAGCTGATACCGCCCAGTGCCTGAAGGTTCGTGGCCTGTGGAATAAACTGCGCGCTGTTGGCTTCGTCAATCACCGGCAGACCGGCTTCAATATCTAATGCCAACCACTGTTGGCTATTGTTGAGCTGTGCTTCGCCACGGAGAGCTTCGGTTACGCGCTCAGCGGTGGCGGCATCGGTAACCAGCAGAAAACGTTCGTCCGGATGAGCAAACCACAGCAGTGAGGTTTCACCTTCCTGTACGTTGGGTTTATCCGTGTTTGGTAGCTCAGCAAAAAGATTTGCCAGCGCGGCGCGCGCCTGGAAACCAGCCACACCCAGCAGCACCAGGTCGTCGTTGGCGGCAATGGTCACCTTCGAGAACACGGCATATTTTTTCAATTGCGTTAGCTGCGCTTCGCGCACGCTACGACGCTCAATAAAGGCAAAACCGTCCTGACGGCGGAACAGACGCAGGTTACTCCACATTTTGCCCTTGGCATCGCAATGAGCAACCAGCAGATGCTGGTGTTCGTCCATCTGCGCGACGTCAGCAGTAACCTGGCCCTGCAGGTACTTTTCACCGTCAGCGCCGCTGAGGGTTGCCAGCGCCCAATCATCAAGCGTCATTAACGTCAGCGGTAAACGTGCACAGGCACAAGGCTTACGTGGAGGAAAAGGAGTAAAAGGCATATGGGTGTCCTGAATTGAGTAACGAACGCGCTTATTGACTCATGGTAAAAGAGATACCCGCCATTGCAAGCGGTTTCGACGGTCGTTTTGTGCCGTAGTCGCGTTCTGCGAGAAGCCACGAAAGATAATGAATCCCTTTCATTTATCATGGTTTTTTTTGGAATATGACGCGCGTAACGTGAGATTCCAGTAAAGTAACTGCAAAAAACACGTTAAACTAATGACAACGTAATGCTGGAAGGAAATTATGGACATCAATAATAAAGCCCGTATCCACTGGGCATGCCGCCGAGGTATGCGTGAGCTCGACATCTCCATCATGCCGTTTTTTGAGCATGAGTACGACACGCTGAGTGATGAAGACAAAACGGTCTTTATCCGTCTGCTGGAATGTGATGACCCGGACCTGTTTAACTGGCTGATGAACCACGGTAAACCGGCTAATGCCGACTTCCAGCGTATGGTACAACTTATTCAAACACGGAATCGGGAACGTGGTCCTGTGGCAATCTGATTTACGCGTCTCCTGGCGCTCACAGTGGCTCTCTTTATTACTCCACGGTCTGGTGGCGGCTTTTGTGCTGCTGATGCCGTGGCCGTTGAGCTACACCCCGCTTTGGCTGCTGTTGCTGTCACTGGTGGTATTTGACTGCGTGCGCAGCCAACGGCGTATTCATTCGCACCAGGGGGAAATTAAACTGCTAATGGATTCCCGGCTGCGCTGGCGTAACCAGGAGTGGGATATTCTGGGCACGCCGTGGATGCTGAGCTCAGGCATGATGTTACGGATTCGCCGCTGTGACGGTGGCCGACGCCAGCATCTGTGGTTAGCGGCAGACAGTATGAATGCTCAGGAATGGCGCGACCTGCGGCGGATATTATTGCAGCAACCCGCGCCAGGTCAGCATTAAGAGAACTGCTCGGCCATTTCGCCGAGAATTTGTTCGCACCAGTTCTGGATGCGCTCGTCGCTCAGATCGTATTGATTTGTTTCATCCAGCGCGAGACCGACAAACAGCTGCCCATCAGCAATAACCGGTTTCGGGCTGGTGAACTCATACCCTTCGGTTGGCCAATAGCCGACAAATTTCACCCCTTTCGTCGCGAGCTTATCGTGCAGCATGCCCAGCGCGTCGAGGAACCATTCGCCATAACCGAGCTGGTCACCCATCCCGTATAGCGCAACGATCTTGCCATCCAGATTCAGCGTATCTAATTGTTCCCAGACCGCTTCCCAATCTTCCTGTATTTCACCAAAATCCCAGGTCGGGATCCCCAGGATGAACACGTCGTATTGCTCCATTAACGCTGGGGAATCATCTTTTAAATTGTGCAATGTGACCAGTTCCGGCCCAATGATGTCGCGGATTTTCTCTGCTGCCATCTCGGTATAGCAGGTGCTGGAACCATAAAAAAGGCCGATATTCATGACGTACAGCTCTCGATTCTTACGATGACGATGCCAGTAGTGTACCAGAAAGGCATCTGAATCAGGCATAATGGCGCTGATTAAACACGCACAGGAGCCGATGTGGACAAGGATCTTGCACGAATCGAGCAGTTTCTCGATGCGCTGTGGCTGGAGCGAAATCTGGCGGAAAACACCCTGAGTGCATATCGCCGTGATCTCACGATGGTGGTTGAATGGCTGGCGCATCGCGGCCTGACGCTCGAGAATGCCCAGAGCGATGATTTGCAAAACTTACTCGCCGAACGCCAGCAGGGCGGCTACAAAGCCACCAGTACTGCACGGCTGCTCAGCGCCATGCGTCGTTTCTTTCAGCACCTGTACCGTGAAAAAATTCGCACAGACGATCCTAGCGCGCTGCTGGCATCGCCTAAACTACC containing:
- a CDS encoding MurR/RpiR family transcriptional regulator — its product is MMVYHYVIKNRDTVMYMTIRELADAAGVSTTTVMRFCRKLNCEGYSEFRVRFKLYLEQDEPQQANFGAGEIISFFKSVNNDEFDTLLDEAVDIILSSERIIFVGAGTSGSLAKYGARFFSNIGKFSNHIDDPYFPVTNDMAKNALAIVLSVSGETEEILRFAGQFSLHRCKVMSITSHEHSRLAKLADFNLSWHAPQTRIGGVYDITTQIPVIYILESLGRKLAKKLA
- a CDS encoding protein YgfX; this translates as MVLWQSDLRVSWRSQWLSLLLHGLVAAFVLLMPWPLSYTPLWLLLLSLVVFDCVRSQRRIHSHQGEIKLLMDSRLRWRNQEWDILGTPWMLSSGMMLRIRRCDGGRRQHLWLAADSMNAQEWRDLRRILLQQPAPGQH
- the sdhE gene encoding FAD assembly factor SdhE translates to MDINNKARIHWACRRGMRELDISIMPFFEHEYDTLSDEDKTVFIRLLECDDPDLFNWLMNHGKPANADFQRMVQLIQTRNRERGPVAI
- the yqfB gene encoding N(4)-acetylcytidine aminohydrolase, with protein sequence MQPNDITFFQRFQDDILAGRKTITLRDAAESHFKVGDILRVGRYEDNGYFCTIAVQATSTVTMDTLTQRHAEQENMTLPELKQVIADIYPGENTFYVIEFKCVE
- the trhA gene encoding PAQR family membrane homeostasis protein TrhA, with amino-acid sequence MDKKPLIKHGYSLAEEIANSISHGVGFVLGIVGLVLLLVQALDANASATAITSYSLYGGSMILLFLASTLYHAIPSQRAKVWLKKFDHCAIYLLIAGTYTPFLLVGLDSPLARGLMIVIWGLALLGILFKLTIAHRFKILSLVTYLTMGWLSLIVVYQLAVKLSPGGVTLLALGGIVYSLGVIFYVCKRIPYNHAIWHGFVLGGSACHFLAIYLYVGQVT
- the ygfZ gene encoding tRNA-modifying protein YgfZ; the encoded protein is MPFTPFPPRKPCACARLPLTLMTLDDWALATLSGADGEKYLQGQVTADVAQMDEHQHLLVAHCDAKGKMWSNLRLFRRQDGFAFIERRSVREAQLTQLKKYAVFSKVTIAANDDLVLLGVAGFQARAALANLFAELPNTDKPNVQEGETSLLWFAHPDERFLLVTDAATAERVTEALRGEAQLNNSQQWLALDIEAGLPVIDEANSAQFIPQATNLQALGGISFKKGCYTGQEMVARAKFRGANKRALWTLAGNSVRVPEAGEDLELKMGDNWRRTGTVLAAVQLDDGQLLVQVVMNNDMEADSVFRVRDDANTLSIKPLPYSLDEE
- the fldB gene encoding flavodoxin FldB, with translation MNIGLFYGSSTCYTEMAAEKIRDIIGPELVTLHNLKDDSPALMEQYDVFILGIPTWDFGEIQEDWEAVWEQLDTLNLDGKIVALYGMGDQLGYGEWFLDALGMLHDKLATKGVKFVGYWPTEGYEFTSPKPVIADGQLFVGLALDETNQYDLSDERIQNWCEQILGEMAEQFS